The following are from one region of the Stanieria sp. NIES-3757 genome:
- a CDS encoding hypothetical protein (protein of unknown function DUF29) produces MEEIIELKQSIISRDWEKSLAIIEELEEMGRQDKINNLQSFLVILLVHLIKIQIEQRVTKSWRNSIINSLLEIQKRNHLGKKSYYIKQNDWIDSFQEALPRALIKASQEIFEGIDLDELIALIDGETLKDITFKLLDETYHSDALQIFNLVKNSFPLTEIN; encoded by the coding sequence ATGGAAGAAATAATCGAACTTAAACAATCAATTATTAGCCGAGACTGGGAAAAATCTTTAGCAATAATTGAAGAATTAGAAGAAATGGGTAGACAAGATAAAATTAATAACTTACAAAGTTTTCTCGTTATTCTTCTAGTTCATTTAATCAAAATTCAAATTGAACAAAGAGTTACTAAAAGTTGGCGCAATTCCATTATCAATAGTCTTTTAGAAATTCAAAAGCGCAATCATTTAGGAAAAAAATCTTATTATATTAAACAAAATGATTGGATAGATAGTTTTCAAGAAGCTTTGCCTAGAGCTTTAATCAAAGCCTCTCAAGAAATTTTTGAGGGGATAGACTTAGATGAACTGATTGCTTTAATTGATGGAGAAACTCTCAAAGATATAACTTTTAAGCTTCTTGATGAAACATACCATTCAGATGCTTTGCAAATATTTAATCTAGTAAAAAATAGCTTTCCACTTACTGAAATAAATTAG
- the truB gene encoding tRNA pseudouridine synthase B has translation MTNTGFINLNKPAGFTSHDCVAKMRRLLKTKKIGHGGTLDPAATGVLPIAVGKATRLLQFLPEAKAYRARIRFGVTTTTDDLEGEIVSSQAVEDLKLENIIPYLNKLTGTIEQVPPIYSAIKKEGKKLYELARQGKQVDIPSRIVTIDELQIIEFSSQDFPELEIEIKCSPGTYIRAIARDLGLMLGVGGSLANLIRIESCGMKLTNSQTFTDIEQQLAAENFNLIPPSQALKHLDTVSLNDQDALRWCQGQVITIESEQLQSKQCLSESEIYLKIFDNNQTFLGIAQLINQTERLLVKPKIVCANLEQ, from the coding sequence ATGACTAATACTGGTTTTATCAATTTAAATAAACCTGCTGGGTTTACTTCCCATGATTGCGTTGCTAAGATGCGACGGCTATTAAAAACCAAAAAAATCGGACATGGAGGAACTCTCGATCCTGCTGCTACAGGTGTTTTACCGATTGCAGTTGGGAAAGCAACCAGACTATTGCAATTTTTACCAGAAGCTAAAGCTTATCGCGCTCGAATTCGTTTCGGAGTAACTACCACTACCGATGATTTAGAAGGAGAGATTGTTAGTTCTCAAGCTGTTGAAGATTTAAAACTAGAAAATATTATTCCTTATTTAAATAAACTAACCGGAACAATCGAACAAGTTCCTCCAATTTATAGTGCTATAAAAAAAGAAGGAAAAAAACTTTATGAATTGGCACGACAAGGAAAACAAGTTGATATTCCCTCGCGAATAGTTACTATTGATGAACTACAAATAATTGAATTTAGTTCTCAAGATTTTCCTGAATTAGAAATAGAAATTAAGTGTAGTCCTGGAACATATATAAGAGCGATCGCACGTGATTTAGGTTTAATGCTGGGTGTTGGTGGAAGTTTAGCTAATTTAATCCGAATCGAAAGTTGTGGTATGAAGTTGACTAACAGTCAAACTTTTACTGATATAGAACAACAATTAGCAGCAGAAAATTTTAATTTAATTCCACCTAGTCAAGCTTTAAAACATTTAGATACAGTTAGTTTAAATGACCAAGATGCTCTACGTTGGTGTCAAGGACAAGTAATTACAATTGAGTCGGAACAATTGCAGTCAAAACAATGTTTGTCTGAGTCAGAAATTTATCTCAAAATTTTTGATAATAACCAAACTTTTTTAGGAATTGCTCAACTAATTAATCAAACAGAAAGATTATTAGTTAAACCGAAAATAGTATGTGCTAACTTGGAGCAATAG
- a CDS encoding multi-sensor signal transduction histidine kinase: MTKQVYQIILVDESLENYHLINRFCEQLNQTSNCFYQLDWLSKLDLVKSLPNSQLDQIYLIAAQQLPSLNYSTITQLKARCHSNSIIILVDSYETGAIAIDAGATDYLDLTELTLPTLERSFRLAQLALNSTNQTNQIEANFQAIFEQAGVGIALLATSGQFLRVNRRLCQLLGYSEAEFCSLTFQDITHADDLQASWEYVEQILANSPSVKSLTKRYICKNGHARWVNITASLIKNSQDYPLYLITIVEELQEWKQTEEKLRYRLILEQAFANAAKQLASQEKINFTEVLAWIGIAVGVNHAYFVTFAIENHEFDDLRQYRTNSHQIYHWWDSQTTQPNYLNSCLIEQLTWCQEKFKCNQNIIISDLKRSPELSQREQDLFKSLGLCSILAVPIYTSTNQLWGIVGLDTRGENYKFWLEEDAQLLKILGKILYISCQRLKTQAQLQASEILYQGIFNNSTEGIFLLAIKPDEQLIYETINPAYEQIIGKNATEIINKSIAEVLPSEIVHLLLRQYHTCLDTFAPLHYEQTLELGGETHTWRTILIPILNEEKQVIKLQGSIRDITEEKLAIATQIRHTRYRHLLRSITLNIRQSLDLTTILHTTVTQLQTTLHADRVLLVKFLPDGTSQITEEEVVTDVLSLKDEVELDFAYWQQLAKLSLEDNFYLQQDKNLTQLSPTHQKFLQQYRIRTNLVLPIFRRRAIKNSQIKSEQEINHLWGLLCVQQCHQPRKWTKDEIELLQQLVGQLNLALSQAELLESEIKQRQELARSNAELEQFAYIASHDLQAPLQTISNYAQLIERRYRDKLDSKADKYINYIVDAVQRMRTQIHDLLEYSRVGRQKNTLRATDCNLVLEQALANLRAAIDNNQAIITCKGNLPTLIADFSQLVVLWQNLISNSIKYRSLQQPLITIDVQHQENYWQFSISDNGIGIEPKYQKRIFQIFQRLHTQEEYSGSGIGLAICQKIVERHGGRIWVESQLNRGATFYFTMPNSNQLNNLEKN, translated from the coding sequence ATGACTAAGCAAGTTTACCAAATTATCTTGGTAGATGAATCTTTAGAAAACTACCATCTCATTAATAGATTTTGTGAGCAATTAAATCAAACTAGCAATTGTTTTTATCAACTAGATTGGTTAAGCAAACTTGATTTGGTTAAGAGCTTACCTAATTCTCAACTAGATCAAATTTATCTAATTGCTGCTCAACAATTACCATCACTGAACTATTCAACCATTACTCAATTAAAAGCTCGTTGTCATTCAAATTCAATTATTATTTTAGTAGATAGTTATGAAACAGGCGCGATCGCAATTGATGCAGGTGCAACCGACTATTTAGATTTAACTGAACTTACCTTACCAACTCTAGAACGAAGTTTCAGATTAGCTCAACTTGCTTTAAACTCTACCAATCAAACTAACCAAATAGAGGCAAATTTCCAAGCTATCTTTGAACAAGCTGGAGTTGGAATTGCTTTGCTCGCAACTTCAGGACAATTTCTTCGTGTCAATCGTCGATTGTGTCAATTATTGGGTTATTCGGAAGCAGAATTTTGTTCTCTAACTTTTCAAGATATTACCCATGCTGATGATTTACAAGCTTCTTGGGAATATGTCGAACAAATTTTAGCTAATTCTCCTTCAGTTAAGAGTTTAACTAAAAGATATATCTGCAAAAATGGTCATGCGCGATGGGTTAACATTACTGCTTCTTTAATCAAAAATTCTCAAGATTACCCACTGTATCTGATTACCATAGTTGAAGAGCTTCAAGAATGGAAGCAAACAGAAGAAAAACTTCGATATCGTTTAATTTTAGAACAAGCTTTTGCTAACGCAGCTAAACAACTTGCAAGCCAAGAAAAAATCAACTTTACAGAGGTTTTAGCTTGGATTGGTATTGCTGTTGGAGTCAATCATGCTTATTTTGTTACTTTTGCCATAGAAAACCACGAATTTGATGATCTTCGGCAATATCGAACCAACTCTCACCAAATTTATCATTGGTGGGACAGTCAAACTACCCAACCAAACTATTTAAATTCGTGTTTGATTGAACAGTTGACTTGGTGTCAAGAAAAGTTTAAGTGTAACCAAAATATTATCATTTCTGACTTAAAGCGATCGCCTGAGCTTAGTCAACGAGAACAAGATTTATTTAAGTCGTTAGGATTATGTTCCATCTTAGCTGTCCCTATCTATACTTCTACTAATCAACTGTGGGGAATTGTCGGTTTAGATACCAGAGGAGAAAACTATAAATTTTGGTTAGAAGAAGATGCTCAATTACTGAAAATTTTAGGCAAAATTCTTTATATTTCTTGTCAACGCCTTAAAACTCAAGCTCAACTTCAAGCTTCAGAAATACTCTACCAAGGTATTTTTAATAATTCTACCGAGGGAATTTTTTTACTAGCGATTAAACCTGATGAACAGTTAATTTATGAAACAATTAATCCTGCTTACGAACAAATCATCGGTAAAAATGCCACCGAGATCATTAACAAATCAATCGCAGAAGTTCTTCCCTCAGAAATCGTTCATTTATTACTGAGACAATATCATACTTGTCTTGATACTTTTGCTCCTCTTCATTACGAACAAACTTTAGAACTAGGTGGAGAAACTCATACCTGGCGTACTATCTTAATCCCTATTCTTAACGAAGAGAAACAGGTAATTAAGCTACAAGGTAGCATTAGAGATATCACCGAAGAAAAACTTGCCATTGCAACTCAAATTCGCCACACTCGTTATCGTCATCTCTTGCGGTCTATAACGCTTAATATTCGACAATCATTAGATTTAACAACCATTCTGCATACTACTGTAACTCAACTACAAACTACTCTTCATGCTGACCGAGTCTTATTAGTAAAATTTTTACCTGACGGTACAAGTCAAATTACTGAGGAAGAAGTAGTTACTGACGTTCTCTCACTTAAAGATGAAGTTGAATTAGATTTCGCTTATTGGCAACAATTAGCAAAACTTTCTCTAGAAGACAACTTTTATCTTCAACAAGACAAAAATCTCACCCAACTATCTCCTACTCATCAAAAATTTTTACAACAATATCGTATTCGCACCAATTTAGTTTTACCCATTTTTCGTCGTCGAGCAATTAAAAATAGTCAAATCAAATCAGAGCAAGAAATTAATCATCTTTGGGGATTATTATGCGTTCAACAATGTCATCAACCGCGCAAATGGACAAAAGACGAAATTGAATTATTACAACAACTCGTCGGACAATTAAATCTTGCTCTTTCTCAAGCAGAATTATTAGAAAGCGAAATCAAGCAACGTCAAGAATTAGCTCGTTCTAATGCTGAATTAGAACAATTTGCTTATATTGCTTCCCATGATTTACAAGCTCCTTTGCAAACTATTTCTAACTATGCACAATTAATTGAACGTCGTTATCGGGACAAACTAGATTCCAAAGCAGATAAATATATCAATTATATTGTTGATGCAGTTCAAAGAATGCGTACCCAAATTCATGACTTATTAGAATATTCTCGCGTAGGCAGACAAAAAAATACTTTACGAGCTACAGATTGTAATTTAGTGCTAGAACAAGCTTTAGCTAATCTGAGAGCAGCAATTGACAATAACCAAGCAATTATCACTTGTAAAGGTAATTTACCCACTTTGATTGCTGATTTTAGCCAGTTAGTTGTTCTCTGGCAAAATTTAATTAGTAACAGTATTAAATATCGTTCCTTACAACAACCTTTGATTACAATTGATGTTCAACATCAAGAAAATTATTGGCAATTTTCTATCAGTGATAATGGCATTGGAATTGAACCAAAATATCAAAAACGTATCTTTCAAATTTTTCAGCGTTTACATACCCAAGAAGAATATTCAGGTTCGGGGATCGGTTTAGCTATTTGTCAAAAAATTGTCGAACGACATGGAGGTCGTATTTGGGTAGAATCTCAATTAAATCGAGGAGCGACCTTCTATTTTACTATGCCAAATAGTAATCAACTCAATAACCTCGAAAAAAACTAG
- a CDS encoding response regulator receiver protein, with protein sequence MINSHSLKNILLVEDLPSYQDLMSIAFEENHILHHLHIVNNAEEALIFLSQRQQYYHAPRPDLIMLDLDLPGMHGHELLKIIKEDPKLKYIPVIVFSTSNEPKDIQQSYALKANCYISKPYDLENFLEVVKESLDFWLNCSQIAKVN encoded by the coding sequence ATGATTAATTCTCACTCATTAAAAAATATTCTTTTAGTAGAAGATCTTCCTAGTTATCAAGATTTAATGTCCATTGCCTTTGAAGAAAATCATATACTTCATCATCTACATATTGTTAATAACGCAGAAGAAGCTCTTATATTCCTCAGTCAACGACAACAATATTATCATGCTCCTCGTCCAGATCTAATCATGTTAGATTTAGATTTACCTGGGATGCACGGACACGAATTATTAAAAATCATTAAAGAAGACCCTAAGCTCAAATATATCCCAGTAATTGTTTTTAGTACCTCTAATGAGCCTAAAGATATTCAACAAAGTTACGCACTCAAAGCTAACTGTTACATCAGTAAACCTTATGACTTAGAAAATTTTTTAGAAGTTGTCAAAGAAAGTTTAGACTTTTGGCTTAATTGTTCTCAAATTGCCAAAGTAAACTAA
- a CDS encoding response regulator receiver modulated diguanylate cyclase, protein MDINTLKILLIEDNLADADWIGEILIEKHLTKSQQTPASHNGVFSTQVDLKHVKRVQEALKLITQNDFDVILLDLSLPDSQGIDSIAQVKQEAPELPIVVLTALDDENIAIQSVRQGAQDYLVKGRFEGELLIRSIYYAIERQRTEATLRQQAEREKLMKKMSDRIRQSLNLKEILNTTVDEVRHFLQTDRVVIYRCESDQPGEVIAESMTLNSHQAKESIAFNSQNLFHQLSVNLEQLNLNFVEDQAVQAIDDTIAHWQEDIYVLAESQIRAILTLPIWQSQSNQHLQTQANFGIEFRNELEKHSVLTVNSVSVVSSATKEKIDEVKPNVSRRENFDQLWGMLVAQNYHHPRKWQNWEIDFLQQLATQVAIAIQQSELYTQLQIANRQLEQLAILDGLTGLANRRYFDRVLDNEWQRLIREQKPLSLILCDIDYFKAYNDTYGHPEGDLCLQKVAQILKAAVKRPADLVTRYGGEEFALILPDTNADGALVVANFILKQIRKLRIPHQASEISSYVTLSLGTATKIPNSHLAVEHLVKMTDDALYQAKKYGRNQIIQYQICG, encoded by the coding sequence GTGGATATTAATACTCTTAAAATACTCTTAATTGAAGATAACTTAGCTGATGCCGATTGGATCGGGGAAATTTTAATAGAAAAACATTTAACGAAGTCGCAGCAGACTCCTGCGTCTCACAACGGAGTATTTTCGACTCAAGTCGATCTCAAACACGTCAAACGAGTCCAAGAGGCTTTGAAGCTCATTACTCAAAATGATTTCGATGTAATTTTATTAGATCTATCTCTTCCTGATAGTCAAGGAATAGATAGTATTGCTCAAGTCAAACAAGAAGCTCCAGAATTACCCATTGTAGTATTGACTGCTCTTGACGATGAAAACATTGCGATTCAATCCGTACGTCAAGGAGCGCAAGATTATCTAGTTAAAGGAAGATTTGAAGGAGAATTACTAATTCGTTCAATTTATTATGCCATTGAGCGTCAAAGGACTGAAGCAACTCTACGACAACAAGCTGAACGAGAAAAATTGATGAAAAAGATGTCCGATCGCATTCGTCAATCATTAAACCTCAAAGAAATTCTCAATACTACAGTAGATGAGGTACGTCATTTTTTACAAACCGATCGCGTTGTCATCTATCGTTGTGAATCAGATCAACCTGGAGAAGTGATTGCTGAATCAATGACACTTAACTCTCACCAAGCAAAAGAAAGCATTGCTTTTAATAGTCAAAATCTCTTTCACCAACTTAGTGTCAATCTTGAACAACTAAATTTAAATTTTGTAGAAGATCAGGCTGTTCAAGCAATTGATGATACGATCGCTCATTGGCAAGAAGATATTTATGTTTTAGCAGAATCTCAAATTCGAGCAATTTTGACCTTACCAATTTGGCAAAGTCAATCCAATCAACATCTACAGACTCAAGCTAATTTTGGGATAGAATTTCGCAACGAGCTTGAAAAACATTCTGTCTTAACTGTAAATTCTGTATCTGTAGTTTCTTCTGCCACCAAGGAAAAGATTGACGAAGTCAAACCCAATGTTTCAAGGAGAGAAAACTTCGACCAACTTTGGGGGATGTTAGTAGCACAAAACTATCATCATCCTCGTAAATGGCAAAATTGGGAAATAGACTTTTTACAACAACTAGCTACCCAAGTCGCGATCGCTATTCAACAGTCAGAATTATATACTCAACTGCAAATTGCCAATCGTCAATTAGAGCAGTTAGCAATTCTCGATGGTTTGACTGGACTTGCCAACCGTCGTTACTTTGATCGCGTTTTAGATAATGAATGGCAACGTCTGATTAGAGAACAAAAACCTCTTTCTTTGATTCTCTGCGACATCGATTATTTTAAAGCTTACAACGATACTTACGGACATCCCGAAGGCGATCTCTGTTTGCAAAAAGTGGCTCAGATTCTTAAAGCAGCAGTTAAACGACCCGCAGATTTAGTAACTCGTTATGGTGGCGAAGAATTTGCTCTAATTCTCCCTGATACTAATGCTGATGGTGCTTTAGTAGTTGCTAATTTTATTCTGAAACAAATAAGAAAACTCCGCATTCCTCATCAAGCTTCTGAGATTAGCAGTTATGTTACTCTCAGTTTGGGTACAGCTACCAAAATTCCTAACTCTCATCTTGCTGTAGAACATCTAGTGAAAATGACTGATGATGCTCTTTATCAAGCTAAAAAGTATGGTAGAAATCAAATAATTCAATATCAAATTTGTGGTTAA